A region from the Candidatus Gorgyraea atricola genome encodes:
- a CDS encoding DUF5320 domain-containing protein, with the protein MPAGDRTGPLGQGPKTGRAAGHCAGYSVPGYMNPRGGGLFGFGRRWGRGREYGGGRGFGSGWRGAYPYVYGTPYYGPAYDPEPTAKEEMGILKEESELLKQQLQDVQDRINTLESAGKQK; encoded by the coding sequence ATGCCAGCAGGAGATAGAACAGGTCCTTTAGGACAAGGTCCAAAAACAGGAAGAGCTGCAGGGCATTGTGCTGGTTATTCCGTCCCAGGCTACATGAATCCAAGAGGTGGAGGCCTGTTTGGATTTGGCCGAAGATGGGGTAGAGGTCGTGAGTATGGTGGAGGTAGAGGCTTTGGCAGTGGCTGGCGAGGAGCATATCCTTATGTTTATGGTACACCGTATTATGGCCCAGCATATGATCCTGAACCTACAGCTAAAGAGGAGATGGGTATATTAAAGGAAGAGTCAGAGTTGTTGAAACAGCAGTTACAGGATGTCCAGGATCGTATCAATACCCTTGAGTCAGCAGGAAAACAGAAATAA